The Parashewanella spongiae genome has a window encoding:
- the arsC gene encoding arsenate reductase (glutaredoxin) (This arsenate reductase requires both glutathione and glutaredoxin to convert arsenate to arsenite, after which the efflux transporter formed by ArsA and ArsB can extrude the arsenite from the cell, providing resistance.) — protein MTKVTIFHNPRCSKSRETLALLNAENCEITVIEYLSNTPTIETLTEILEKLAIKPRNLMRIKESEYKELGLNNESLTDIELINAMISSPKLIERPIVLANGKAAIGRPPENVLNIL, from the coding sequence ATGACTAAAGTAACCATTTTTCATAATCCTAGATGCTCGAAAAGCCGTGAAACTCTCGCCCTTTTAAATGCAGAGAATTGCGAAATTACAGTGATAGAGTACCTTTCAAATACACCTACGATAGAAACGCTAACTGAGATATTAGAAAAACTTGCTATAAAGCCACGTAACTTAATGCGTATTAAAGAGTCAGAATATAAAGAGTTAGGGTTAAACAATGAGTCATTAACTGATATTGAGCTTATTAATGCGATGATTTCTTCCCCTAAATTGATAGAACGCCCCATTGTATTAGCAAATGGAAAAGCAGCTATAGGCCGCCCGCCTGAAAATGTTTTAAATATTTTGTAA
- a CDS encoding DUF2069 domain-containing protein, producing MKTQTLFQLCRIGYMALVLLLSGYFIRLGLNGNYSLVFSLLWVIPLLLPLKGIITGNPYTYAWGSFILCLYLLHGLTLVYVADGAFYFAIVESLLIGALLIGFPYYARYRGRELGLGIKKKKK from the coding sequence ATGAAAACACAAACTCTGTTTCAATTGTGTCGCATAGGATACATGGCTTTAGTTCTACTGCTTTCTGGGTATTTTATTCGTTTAGGATTGAATGGGAATTATAGCTTAGTTTTCAGTTTACTATGGGTAATCCCTTTGCTTTTACCACTCAAAGGCATCATAACAGGCAATCCTTATACTTACGCATGGGGTAGTTTCATTCTTTGTTTATATCTACTTCACGGCTTAACACTTGTGTATGTAGCAGATGGTGCCTTTTACTTTGCAATTGTTGAGTCTTTGCTAATTGGTGCACTTCTTATCGGGTTTCCATACTATGCCCGTTACCGCGGCAGAGAATTAGGTTTAGGAATTAAAAAGAAGAAAAAATAG
- the ilvA gene encoding threonine ammonia-lyase, biosynthetic codes for MLDTNASCQSQANQSAVLTSELALDYMRRILLAPVYDIAKVTDLTRLDQLSAGHNNQIFLKREDQQPVHSFKLRGAYNKLSKLNKSQLPNGVIAASAGNHAQGLALASKKLGINVTIVMPITTPDIKVNNVRRLGADVRLVGKSFNEAQHESLTISQQEQKLIIHPFDDPDVIAGQGTVAKEILQQQSNIDAVFIPVGGGGLLAGMSVYLKQLRPDIKVIGVEAEDSACLLAALEQGHPIDLNNVGLFADGVAVKRIGDHTFNLIKHYCDEVITVNSDEICTSIKDIFEHTRVIAEPAGALSLAGLNKYCQTSIGGQSLVAVLSGANMNFHNLRYISERCELGENKEAVFSVTIPEQKGSFRQFSKALSGRGITEFNYRYSGDSAAKVFVGVRITGGVQERLTLQKKLTEVNYQVKDFTENELAKLHVRYMIGGQPPETKTERIFQFQFPEYPGALDAFLETLGQRWNITLFHYRNHGAAFGQVLAGFEVTVEQELDFFKHLKYLNYEWQEATQNPAYNDFLHKQ; via the coding sequence ATGCTTGATACTAACGCCAGTTGTCAATCTCAAGCAAATCAATCGGCTGTATTAACGAGTGAACTGGCGTTGGATTACATGCGGCGTATTCTTTTGGCTCCTGTTTACGATATTGCCAAAGTGACAGATTTAACACGGTTAGATCAATTATCGGCAGGACACAATAATCAGATATTTTTAAAGCGAGAAGATCAACAGCCTGTCCACTCATTTAAATTGCGCGGTGCATACAATAAATTATCGAAATTGAATAAATCGCAACTTCCTAATGGCGTCATTGCCGCAAGCGCTGGCAACCATGCACAAGGTTTAGCGCTAGCGTCCAAAAAGCTTGGCATAAATGTGACGATTGTTATGCCTATTACCACGCCAGACATTAAAGTGAACAATGTTCGTCGCTTAGGAGCTGATGTTCGTTTAGTGGGCAAAAGTTTTAATGAAGCACAACATGAATCCCTAACCATTTCACAGCAAGAGCAAAAGCTCATTATACACCCATTTGACGACCCTGACGTTATTGCAGGGCAAGGTACTGTTGCGAAAGAAATTCTGCAACAGCAGTCAAATATTGATGCTGTTTTTATTCCAGTTGGTGGTGGTGGCTTACTCGCGGGAATGTCAGTTTACTTAAAACAATTGCGGCCTGATATTAAAGTAATTGGTGTAGAAGCCGAAGACTCCGCTTGCTTATTAGCAGCATTAGAACAAGGTCATCCGATAGATTTAAATAATGTCGGTCTTTTTGCTGATGGTGTTGCTGTCAAACGGATAGGTGATCATACTTTCAATCTAATAAAACATTATTGTGATGAAGTAATAACAGTTAATAGCGACGAAATTTGTACATCGATCAAAGATATTTTTGAACATACGCGTGTCATTGCTGAACCCGCAGGCGCTTTGTCACTCGCTGGTCTCAATAAATATTGTCAAACTAGCATCGGCGGTCAGTCGTTGGTCGCTGTTTTGTCAGGCGCGAATATGAATTTTCATAATCTACGTTATATTTCTGAGCGATGTGAACTCGGTGAAAATAAAGAAGCTGTATTTTCAGTGACTATCCCTGAACAAAAGGGATCTTTTAGGCAGTTTAGTAAAGCACTTTCTGGAAGAGGGATTACTGAGTTTAACTATCGTTATTCTGGCGACAGTGCCGCAAAAGTCTTTGTTGGTGTCCGCATTACTGGAGGTGTGCAAGAAAGGCTTACATTACAAAAGAAACTTACCGAAGTGAACTACCAAGTGAAAGACTTTACCGAGAATGAATTGGCAAAACTGCATGTTCGCTACATGATTGGTGGGCAACCACCTGAGACAAAAACAGAACGTATTTTTCAATTTCAGTTTCCAGAGTATCCCGGAGCATTAGATGCATTTTTGGAAACTTTGGGCCAGCGTTGGAATATTACCTTATTTCATTATCGGAACCATGGTGCCGCATTTGGCCAAGTATTAGCAGGATTCGAAGTAACGGTTGAGCAAGAATTAGACTTTTTTAAGCATCTTAAATACTTAAATTATGAATGGCAAGAAGCAACACAAAACCCTGCTTATAATGATTTTTTACATAAACAATAA
- the ilvD gene encoding dihydroxy-acid dehydratase, whose translation MPKLRSATSTQGRNMAGARALWRATGMTDNDFGKPIIAVVNSFTQFVPGHVHLKDIGQLVAGAVEEAGGVAKEFNTIAVDDGIAMGHSGMLYSLPSRDLIADSVEYMVNAHCADAMVCISNCDKITPGMMMAAMRLNIPVIFVSGGPMEAGKTKLSDQIIKLDLVDAMIQGADPSVSDEQSDKVERSACPTCGSCSGMFTANSMNCLAEALGLALPGNGSMLATHGDRKQLFLQAGNKIVSLAKRYYQDGNEQALPRNIANKAAFENAMCVDIAMGGSTNTVLHLLAAAQEADIDFTMADIDRLSRIVPHLCKVAPSTPKYHMEDVHRAGGVIAILGELERAKLLHTDTINVLGITMADVLEQFDITRTADDQIKSFYRAGPAGVRTTEAFSQTCRFDTLDDDREQGCIRNIDNAFSLDGGLAVLSGNLATDGCIVKTAGVDSDSLIFEGPALVFECQDDAVKGILSGQVIAGDVVVIRYEGPKGGPGMQEMLYPTTYLKSMGLGKKCALITDGRFSGGTSGLSIGHVSPEAASGGVIALVENGDKIAIDIPNRSILLEIDDDELNARKAAMMSKAQPWKPQNRLRPISYALKNYAMLATSADKGAVRDRAVLDGIEVGESDA comes from the coding sequence ATGCCAAAACTTAGATCCGCAACTTCAACTCAAGGCAGAAATATGGCTGGTGCGCGAGCTTTGTGGCGTGCAACTGGAATGACGGATAATGATTTTGGTAAACCCATTATTGCTGTGGTGAATTCCTTCACTCAGTTTGTTCCCGGTCATGTGCACTTAAAAGATATTGGGCAGTTAGTAGCAGGTGCTGTTGAGGAAGCAGGGGGAGTTGCCAAAGAATTCAACACAATCGCGGTCGATGACGGCATCGCAATGGGGCATAGTGGCATGCTCTACAGTCTACCCTCACGAGATCTCATAGCTGATTCTGTTGAGTATATGGTCAACGCACATTGTGCCGATGCAATGGTGTGCATTTCAAATTGCGATAAAATTACACCCGGTATGATGATGGCAGCGATGCGTTTGAACATTCCTGTTATTTTTGTTTCTGGTGGACCGATGGAGGCTGGTAAAACCAAGCTGTCAGATCAAATAATTAAACTTGATTTGGTTGACGCGATGATCCAAGGTGCCGATCCTTCAGTTTCTGATGAACAAAGTGACAAAGTAGAGCGTTCAGCTTGTCCAACTTGTGGCTCTTGCTCAGGTATGTTTACCGCAAACTCGATGAACTGTCTTGCAGAAGCACTAGGTTTAGCCTTACCCGGCAACGGTTCTATGTTAGCAACTCATGGTGATCGCAAGCAGCTTTTTTTACAAGCAGGAAATAAAATTGTTAGCTTAGCCAAACGATATTACCAAGATGGCAATGAACAAGCATTACCGCGGAACATTGCCAATAAAGCAGCATTTGAAAATGCCATGTGTGTTGATATAGCAATGGGCGGATCTACAAATACTGTGCTTCATTTACTTGCGGCGGCTCAAGAAGCGGATATTGATTTTACTATGGCTGATATTGATCGGCTGTCTCGCATTGTGCCTCATTTATGTAAAGTTGCTCCGTCAACACCAAAATATCATATGGAAGATGTTCACCGTGCGGGTGGTGTGATTGCCATCTTGGGTGAATTAGAACGGGCTAAATTGTTACATACAGATACCATCAATGTATTAGGGATCACAATGGCTGATGTGTTAGAGCAATTTGATATCACCCGCACCGCCGATGATCAAATTAAATCTTTCTATCGAGCTGGACCTGCCGGTGTTCGCACCACTGAAGCATTCAGCCAAACATGTCGATTTGATACTCTAGATGATGATAGAGAACAAGGCTGTATTCGTAACATTGATAATGCATTTTCACTTGATGGTGGGTTGGCAGTATTGTCAGGCAATCTTGCTACTGATGGTTGCATTGTTAAAACGGCTGGTGTTGATTCAGATAGTCTAATCTTTGAAGGTCCTGCTCTCGTATTCGAATGCCAAGATGATGCAGTTAAGGGTATTTTATCAGGTCAAGTTATAGCTGGAGATGTTGTGGTTATTCGTTATGAAGGCCCGAAAGGTGGTCCGGGTATGCAAGAAATGCTGTATCCAACCACTTACTTAAAATCAATGGGGCTTGGAAAGAAATGCGCCTTGATCACAGACGGTCGATTTTCAGGCGGAACATCAGGGTTATCAATTGGTCATGTATCTCCAGAAGCGGCAAGTGGAGGCGTGATCGCATTGGTCGAAAATGGAGACAAGATTGCGATTGATATCCCTAATCGAAGTATTCTACTAGAAATTGATGATGATGAACTTAATGCAAGAAAAGCTGCGATGATGTCAAAAGCTCAACCATGGAAGCCTCAAAACCGTCTTCGCCCAATTAGTTATGCTTTAAAAAACTACGCCATGTTAGCCACTAGCGCAGACAAAGGTGCCGTGCGTGATCGTGCGGTGCTTGATGGTATAGAAGTGGGAGAGAGCGATGCTTGA
- a CDS encoding branched-chain amino acid transaminase has product MAKVVSGFIWFNGKLIPWQNATVHVMSHALHYGSSVFEGIRAYETHKGTCIFRLKEHVDRLFDSAKVYRMDIPFSHKEVIQACKDAVTKNDLSSAYLRPLAFLGDIGMGLRPPENTQAELMVAAFAWGAYLGADAVESGVDVGVSSWNRLAPNTMPTSAKAGGNYLSSQLISMEAGRHGYAEGIALDVNNMVSEGAGQNLFLVRRGVIYTPQSTSSILPGLTRDAVITLAKDLGYLVREEPISRESLYLADEFFMTGTATEIVPVRSVDGLPVGDSKRGAVTEALQKAFFGIFDGSTEDKHNWLEPVK; this is encoded by the coding sequence ATGGCTAAAGTAGTTTCAGGTTTTATTTGGTTTAATGGCAAGTTAATTCCTTGGCAAAATGCCACTGTTCATGTGATGAGTCACGCTTTACATTATGGTTCGTCAGTTTTTGAAGGCATTAGGGCTTATGAAACTCACAAAGGAACCTGTATTTTTAGACTAAAAGAGCATGTAGATCGGCTTTTTGATTCTGCCAAAGTTTATCGCATGGACATTCCTTTTAGTCATAAAGAGGTGATACAAGCCTGTAAAGACGCCGTTACTAAAAATGATTTGAGTTCAGCATATTTACGTCCGTTAGCTTTTTTGGGTGATATTGGAATGGGACTGCGTCCACCAGAAAACACGCAAGCAGAACTTATGGTGGCGGCATTTGCATGGGGTGCCTATTTGGGGGCTGATGCAGTCGAAAGTGGCGTTGATGTTGGTGTCTCAAGTTGGAATCGCTTGGCTCCGAATACCATGCCAACCTCAGCTAAAGCTGGAGGGAACTACCTTTCGTCACAGCTTATTTCAATGGAAGCTGGGCGACACGGCTATGCAGAAGGAATTGCGCTTGATGTTAACAATATGGTGAGCGAAGGGGCTGGCCAAAACCTATTTTTGGTTCGAAGAGGTGTAATTTACACTCCACAAAGCACTTCTTCAATTTTGCCAGGCTTGACCCGAGATGCGGTGATCACATTAGCTAAAGATCTCGGTTATTTAGTTCGTGAAGAACCAATTTCTAGAGAATCTTTGTACTTAGCCGATGAGTTTTTTATGACTGGCACAGCGACAGAAATTGTACCAGTGAGATCTGTAGATGGCTTGCCTGTAGGTGATAGCAAACGTGGAGCTGTTACTGAAGCATTACAAAAAGCATTTTTTGGTATTTTTGATGGCTCAACAGAAGACAAACATAATTGGCTTGAGCCCGTTAAATAG
- the ilvM gene encoding acetolactate synthase 2 small subunit: MQQYTLQILASQQPTVLERLLQVTRYRGFEVTEINMLPDVESQLFEIEMTVESLQPIERLRLQLNKLFDVNQISIQQAIEQQCRA, from the coding sequence ATGCAACAATATACATTACAGATTTTGGCTTCTCAACAGCCAACGGTGTTAGAAAGACTACTACAAGTCACGCGTTATCGTGGTTTTGAAGTCACCGAAATTAACATGCTTCCAGATGTTGAAAGTCAATTATTTGAAATTGAAATGACGGTTGAATCTCTACAACCTATTGAACGTTTGCGTCTTCAATTAAACAAATTATTTGATGTGAACCAAATCAGTATTCAACAGGCTATCGAGCAACAGTGCCGAGCATAA
- the ilvG gene encoding acetolactate synthase 2 catalytic subunit encodes MANEKSLTGAEQLFEVLKRHGVQNVFGYPGGAIMPIYDALYSYDVNHFLCRHEQGAAFSAIGYARASGKVGVCMATSGPGATNLITALADAMADSIPVIAITGQVPTTAMGSDAFQEIDMIGLSFACTKHSFQVKDVNDLVNTLEQAFSIAQSGRQGPVLIDIPKDIQLKQVTKMCNVLSELQPQQSLNTTQIDLALALLNHSKKPILYVGGGVGMAGAVTELRDFIATTHLPSVTTLKGLGVIDNSDDCYLGMLGMHGTKAANLAVQECDLLIAVGARFDDRVTGKLARFARNAKVIHLDIDCAEIGKRRAVDVAIMCDFKVCLPALAVQLNINGWRNHCRDMKRKFAWNYNCSGDSLYAPAVLNEISKKMSASTIVTTDVGQHQMWAAQHMTFTRPENFLTSGGLGTMGFGLPAAIGAQISRPQDMVINVSGDGSIMMNIQELTTIKRYQLPIKIVLIDNSKLGMVRQWQELFFDGRLSETDLSDNPDFPMLAEAFDIKARMISKKSDVSEAIDQMLSHQGSYLLQIKIDENENVWPLVPPETANEHMLEGASKA; translated from the coding sequence ATGGCTAACGAAAAATCATTAACTGGCGCAGAGCAATTGTTTGAAGTGTTGAAAAGACACGGCGTCCAAAATGTTTTTGGCTATCCTGGTGGGGCAATCATGCCAATTTATGATGCACTTTATAGTTATGATGTTAACCATTTTTTATGTCGTCATGAGCAAGGGGCTGCGTTTTCAGCCATTGGTTATGCAAGAGCGTCAGGAAAAGTGGGCGTTTGTATGGCGACGTCGGGCCCAGGAGCAACGAATTTAATTACAGCGCTTGCAGACGCTATGGCCGACTCCATTCCCGTTATCGCAATTACAGGGCAAGTTCCAACTACAGCTATGGGCTCTGACGCTTTTCAAGAAATTGACATGATAGGATTATCTTTTGCCTGTACAAAACATTCATTTCAAGTTAAAGACGTAAATGATTTAGTCAATACACTCGAGCAAGCATTTTCAATTGCTCAAAGTGGCAGACAAGGCCCAGTTCTTATTGATATCCCAAAAGACATTCAATTAAAGCAAGTAACAAAAATGTGCAATGTGTTGTCGGAGTTACAGCCACAACAGAGCCTAAATACTACTCAAATTGATTTAGCTTTAGCTTTATTGAATCATTCCAAAAAGCCCATTTTATATGTTGGTGGCGGTGTCGGAATGGCCGGAGCCGTTACCGAGTTACGTGATTTTATTGCAACAACTCATCTCCCTAGTGTGACTACCTTAAAAGGTTTAGGTGTAATTGATAATAGCGATGATTGCTACCTAGGTATGCTAGGTATGCATGGCACCAAGGCTGCAAATCTGGCTGTTCAGGAATGTGATTTATTGATCGCAGTCGGAGCAAGATTTGATGATCGAGTAACTGGAAAACTTGCTAGATTTGCCCGTAATGCCAAGGTCATTCATTTGGATATTGATTGTGCAGAAATAGGTAAACGACGCGCTGTTGATGTCGCGATTATGTGCGACTTTAAAGTTTGTTTACCGGCTTTAGCCGTGCAATTAAACATTAATGGATGGCGTAATCACTGTCGTGATATGAAGCGAAAATTTGCTTGGAATTACAATTGTTCAGGTGATTCCTTATACGCTCCAGCAGTATTAAATGAGATCAGCAAAAAGATGTCTGCTTCGACCATTGTTACAACAGACGTTGGGCAACATCAAATGTGGGCGGCTCAACACATGACTTTCACTCGGCCTGAGAATTTTTTGACAAGTGGTGGTCTTGGAACAATGGGTTTTGGCTTACCAGCCGCTATCGGCGCTCAAATCAGCCGTCCACAAGATATGGTTATCAATGTATCGGGTGATGGTTCAATTATGATGAATATTCAAGAGCTAACCACAATAAAACGCTACCAATTGCCAATAAAAATCGTACTGATTGATAACAGTAAATTAGGCATGGTTCGCCAATGGCAAGAATTGTTTTTTGATGGTCGGTTAAGCGAGACAGACTTATCTGATAACCCTGATTTCCCTATGCTAGCTGAAGCATTCGATATAAAGGCGAGAATGATATCCAAAAAGTCAGATGTCTCAGAAGCGATTGATCAAATGTTGAGTCATCAAGGATCATATTTATTACAAATTAAAATAGATGAAAATGAAAACGTGTGGCCTTTGGTTCCGCCTGAAACCGCTAATGAGCATATGTTAGAAGGCGCAAGCAAAGCATAA
- a CDS encoding pyridoxal phosphate-dependent aminotransferase, whose amino-acid sequence MQEITKSRKLNNVCYDIRGPVQKEAKRLEEEGHRIIKLNIGNPAPFGFDAPEEILVDVIRNLPNAQGYCDSKGLYSARKSVVQYYQKFGLLNLDIEDVYIGNGVSELIMLAMQALLNNDDEVLIPSPDYPLWTAAVSLSGGNAVHYICDEESDWLPDLDHIRSKITSKTRGIVLINPNNPTGAVYPKNLLLEIVEIARQHQLVVFADEIYDKILYDEATHTSVATLADDVLMVTFNGLSKSYRVAGFRAGWMVITGPKHLASCYIEGLDILASMRLCANVPVQHAIQTALGGYQSINELILPRGRLLEQRNLAWKMLNNIPGVSCTKPKGALYLFPKLDLKHYKILDDQTMALDLLRQEKVLIVQGTGFNWKKPDHFRIVTLPRVDELEISIVRIAHFLEHYKQ is encoded by the coding sequence ATGCAAGAAATTACAAAATCCAGAAAATTAAATAATGTGTGTTATGACATTCGCGGACCTGTACAAAAAGAAGCGAAGCGCCTCGAAGAAGAAGGGCACAGGATCATAAAATTAAACATTGGTAATCCTGCTCCATTTGGTTTTGATGCACCTGAAGAAATTTTGGTCGACGTGATCCGTAATTTACCAAATGCGCAAGGATATTGTGACTCGAAAGGTTTGTATTCTGCTCGCAAGTCAGTCGTACAGTATTATCAAAAGTTTGGTTTACTTAATTTAGATATCGAAGATGTCTATATCGGAAATGGCGTTTCTGAACTGATAATGTTAGCGATGCAGGCTTTATTAAATAACGATGATGAAGTACTTATTCCATCTCCTGATTATCCTTTATGGACTGCGGCTGTATCATTATCCGGCGGTAACGCAGTTCATTACATCTGCGATGAAGAAAGTGATTGGCTACCAGATTTGGATCATATTCGTTCTAAAATAACTTCCAAAACTCGTGGCATTGTGCTCATCAACCCGAACAATCCAACTGGCGCTGTTTACCCTAAAAACTTGTTGCTCGAAATTGTTGAAATTGCTCGTCAACACCAATTGGTTGTATTCGCCGACGAAATTTATGACAAAATTCTTTATGATGAAGCTACACATACTTCCGTTGCGACCTTAGCTGATGATGTGTTGATGGTAACGTTCAATGGACTATCCAAGAGCTATCGTGTAGCAGGTTTTAGAGCCGGATGGATGGTTATCACTGGGCCGAAGCACTTAGCATCATGTTATATTGAAGGCTTAGATATACTCGCATCAATGAGATTATGCGCAAATGTTCCTGTTCAGCATGCAATTCAAACAGCACTTGGTGGCTATCAAAGTATTAATGAGTTGATATTACCAAGAGGAAGATTATTAGAGCAACGTAATCTCGCTTGGAAAATGTTAAATAATATACCAGGAGTAAGTTGTACTAAGCCAAAAGGCGCGCTATACCTTTTCCCAAAACTAGATCTTAAACATTACAAAATCTTGGACGATCAAACAATGGCATTAGATTTGTTACGACAAGAAAAAGTATTAATTGTTCAAGGTACAGGGTTTAACTGGAAAAAGCCTGATCACTTCAGAATTGTTACTCTGCCACGAGTGGACGAGTTGGAAATATCTATTGTTCGCATCGCACACTTTCTTGAACATTATAAACAATAA
- the ltrA gene encoding group II intron reverse transcriptase/maturase, whose amino-acid sequence MANTPVNIRILQRKLYLRSKLNSELRFYSLYDKLSRLDILEEAYRRCKANKGGAGIDGITFSYLEQQKKVVALLKEIQTQLQQKNYRPSSVKRVEILKDNGKTRKLGFPIISDRIVQMAMTIVMQPVYEPHLHEHSYGYRPCRSAQQAVKVIEMSLKQGYQHVLDADLSAYFDTIPHAKLMAKVERRISDSSFLNLLKSFIKAPISIETVNGKWRIEASRCGTPQGGVISPLLANIYLNDFCLKIHEKTPCKIVTYADDFVVLHKQTYTQEQLDWITQQLSDEGLKLNQSKTHCVDMGKLMNEFDFLGFNFQRITGLIKGTSYIKIQASKKSQTKLKNKIRDIVKHRTSNTLGVLINKVNQVLRGWKHYFGGIGYPRGVFFRINGFVVNRFYRWHRRLSQRRSKYLSRGAYEKLRQAGLEYLPTTR is encoded by the coding sequence ATGGCTAACACTCCAGTAAATATCAGAATATTACAGCGAAAACTTTACTTACGCTCAAAGCTTAACTCGGAGCTTCGATTTTACAGCTTGTACGATAAACTCAGTCGCCTAGATATACTCGAAGAAGCCTATCGACGATGCAAAGCCAATAAAGGCGGAGCAGGAATTGATGGCATCACATTCAGTTATCTAGAGCAGCAAAAGAAAGTCGTTGCGCTGTTAAAAGAAATTCAAACTCAATTACAACAGAAAAACTATCGACCTAGCTCAGTCAAACGAGTAGAAATACTCAAAGACAACGGCAAAACGCGGAAACTTGGGTTCCCGATAATCAGTGACAGAATTGTGCAAATGGCGATGACAATAGTGATGCAACCCGTCTACGAACCTCATTTACATGAACACAGTTATGGCTACCGACCATGTCGAAGCGCCCAGCAAGCGGTAAAAGTCATTGAAATGAGCCTAAAACAAGGCTACCAGCACGTACTCGATGCTGACTTGAGTGCCTATTTCGATACCATCCCGCACGCTAAGTTGATGGCAAAAGTAGAAAGGCGAATAAGCGACAGCAGCTTTCTGAATTTACTGAAAAGCTTTATCAAAGCGCCCATCAGCATAGAGACGGTCAACGGGAAATGGCGAATAGAAGCAAGCCGATGTGGCACTCCGCAAGGCGGAGTTATCTCTCCACTACTGGCTAACATCTATCTCAACGATTTCTGTTTGAAAATACACGAAAAAACACCGTGTAAAATCGTTACCTATGCAGATGATTTTGTTGTACTTCATAAGCAAACCTACACACAAGAGCAACTGGACTGGATAACACAGCAATTAAGTGATGAAGGTCTGAAGCTAAATCAAAGTAAAACCCACTGTGTGGATATGGGAAAGCTGATGAATGAGTTTGATTTCCTCGGTTTTAACTTTCAACGGATCACAGGCCTCATCAAAGGCACCAGTTACATCAAGATACAGGCGTCTAAGAAGAGCCAAACAAAGCTGAAAAATAAAATCAGAGACATAGTGAAACACCGAACCTCAAATACACTTGGCGTACTGATAAATAAGGTTAATCAAGTTCTGAGGGGATGGAAACACTATTTTGGTGGGATAGGTTATCCCAGAGGTGTATTTTTCAGAATAAATGGATTTGTAGTAAACCGGTTCTATCGCTGGCATCGTCGCTTAAGTCAACGTCGAAGCAAGTATCTATCACGAGGTGCTTACGAAAAATTACGCCAAGCTGGTCTTGAGTATTTACCCACGACAAGATGA
- the ilvY gene encoding HTH-type transcriptional activator IlvY, translating into MDSKSVAMFHHLAKELHFGKTAAAFHLSPSTLSRAITRLEEELGCKLLIRNNRTAMLTPEGLSFKKFAEQQIEQLQLLKLSVNNNQTQLKGKLRLYCSVTAAYSHLPALLDQFREQHPLIEIMLSTGDHADALPKIQRQEVDLAIAVKPDNLATGYFFHHLTDVPLKLIAPTIICQVQQQLHQKTIDWSQIPIVLPVHGLSRSRFEKWFRSMQLGKPKLYATVSGHEAIVSMVALGCGVGIAPEVVVEHSPVKDRICSLNIDHNIAPFELGICCLSIRKKQPLINAFLESIK; encoded by the coding sequence ATGGATTCTAAATCAGTGGCAATGTTTCATCACTTGGCCAAAGAGTTACATTTTGGAAAAACGGCCGCGGCGTTTCATTTGAGTCCTTCGACACTCAGCCGAGCAATCACCCGCCTTGAAGAAGAGCTTGGTTGTAAGTTACTCATACGCAATAACCGTACAGCAATGTTAACTCCAGAAGGTTTAAGTTTTAAAAAGTTTGCTGAGCAGCAGATTGAACAATTGCAATTGTTGAAGTTATCTGTAAATAACAATCAAACTCAACTGAAGGGAAAACTACGCTTATATTGTTCAGTAACTGCAGCTTACAGCCATTTACCTGCTTTATTAGATCAATTTAGAGAACAACACCCTTTGATTGAAATTATGCTTTCAACGGGGGATCATGCAGATGCGTTGCCTAAAATACAGCGACAAGAGGTTGATCTCGCGATTGCTGTTAAGCCTGATAATCTGGCTACGGGGTATTTTTTCCATCATCTAACTGATGTGCCTCTTAAGTTGATTGCGCCGACAATCATTTGCCAAGTACAGCAACAATTACATCAGAAAACTATAGATTGGTCTCAAATTCCGATTGTCTTACCTGTGCATGGCTTATCACGCAGTCGGTTTGAAAAGTGGTTTAGGTCGATGCAATTAGGTAAACCTAAGTTATACGCTACAGTTTCAGGACATGAAGCGATTGTAAGCATGGTAGCACTTGGATGTGGTGTTGGTATTGCACCAGAAGTAGTGGTTGAGCATAGTCCAGTGAAAGATCGTATTTGTTCATTAAATATTGATCACAATATCGCACCGTTTGAACTCGGGATCTGTTGTCTTAGTATTCGGAAAAAACAACCACTGATAAATGCATTTTTAGAGTCGATCAAATAG